GCGCTGAGGGCTTCGGAGAGGGTTGCCTTAAACGATTCCACGAGCTGGTGGGGCAGTTTACGAACAAAACCCACCGTATCGCTGAGAAGTGCTTCTGCTCCGCTCTCGAGCTTCCATCTCCTTGTTCTGGTATCGAGAGTGGCGAAGAGCTTATTCTCCTGCACTACTCCCGCATCTGTTACAGCGTTCATAAACGTGCTCTTGCCGGCATTTGTATAGCCTACAAGGCATATCTTGAATGCCTCGTGGCGAGATTCGATTTCGCGGTCTTTTCTTTTCTCAATCTTCCTGAGATCCGCCTTGAGCTCAGAGATTCGCTTGTTCACGAGCCTTCGGTCTATCTCAAGCTGTTTCTCTCCGGTACCCCTCGTGCCAATACCGCCCACAGCTCCGATTCCGCCGGAGGCTGCTCCTGTAACCGTATCAAGGTGAGACCACATCCTCGTCAGACGCGGGTAGGTGTATTCAAGCTGAGCCAGCTCCACCTGCAGCCTCGCCTGCTTTGTTCGTGCACGGGTGGCGAAGATATCGAGGATAAGTTCGCTTCTGTCTATCACCTGCGTTTCAAGGATGTTTTCGAGGTCTTTGATCTGCCCTGGTGATAGGTCGTTATCGAATATAACAAGGCTTGCGTTTGCTTCTTTCGCACGCTTGCCGATGTATGCGGCTTTTCCTCTGCCGATATAGGTGGAAGGATTGATTTCGTTAATCTTCTGCTGGAGCCGATCTACGATAATCGCTCCTGCTGTTTCAGTTAGTGAGGTGAGCTCGTGGAGGTTGTCGTTTTCTTTTTCGTTTCCTCTGATTATCGCCCCAACGAGCACTGCCCGCTGTTTTTGAACTTTGAGCTGTTCTCTGATATTATCCAATATTCATTCCGGATTTAAGCTTTAATATCTCCCATTCTTCTTTCCCTTTCGCCTAGGGTTTTAACGGCCTCAAACATCTCTTCTCTTGTGAAATCAGGCCAGAGAGTTTTTGTTACATAATACTCCG
This window of the Sedimentisphaera salicampi genome carries:
- the hflX gene encoding GTPase HflX → MDNIREQLKVQKQRAVLVGAIIRGNEKENDNLHELTSLTETAGAIIVDRLQQKINEINPSTYIGRGKAAYIGKRAKEANASLVIFDNDLSPGQIKDLENILETQVIDRSELILDIFATRARTKQARLQVELAQLEYTYPRLTRMWSHLDTVTGAASGGIGAVGGIGTRGTGEKQLEIDRRLVNKRISELKADLRKIEKRKDREIESRHEAFKICLVGYTNAGKSTFMNAVTDAGVVQENKLFATLDTRTRRWKLESGAEALLSDTVGFVRKLPHQLVESFKATLSEALSADLLLHVVDVSSESVFEQIESVNSVLEDIGCGGKDILVLLNKSEIPVSVSTLDTLKAAFPDAIAVSAKTGYNIDSAVREITRRINGSRRRVKVVYSVQEGKIQGFLKRYADIEKTDIEQMNMVQQVVIGSKNLDKLRSLQPESIEEIE